One Pyrus communis chromosome 4, drPyrComm1.1, whole genome shotgun sequence genomic region harbors:
- the LOC137732004 gene encoding protein NONRESPONDING TO OXYLIPINS 2, mitochondrial-like has protein sequence MAANRARRTLQFSSASAKTLLSRSPSSPFASKASKLTELTSLKPASAPRLAAQKLKFSRLPVGLGGAQSLIPLHSATASALLTSLLSLHNTSWGCLSEGFATPL, from the exons ATGGCGGCGAACCGCGCGAGGCGAACCCTACAATTCTCTTCAGCTTCTGCAAAAACCCTTCTGTCCCGTTCGCCGTCTTCACCTTTCGCTTCCAAAGCTTCCAAGCTAACCGAACTCACTTCCCTCAAGCCCGCTTCTGCTCCTCGACTCGCTGCCCAGAAGCTCAAGTTCTCAAG gcTTCCGGTGGGGTTGGGCGGTGCGCAGTCGTTGATCCCGTTGCACAGTGCTACCGCTTCTGCCTTGTTGACGTCGCTCCTGTCTTTGCACAACACCAGCTGGGGGTGCCTATCAGAAG GTTTCGCTACTCCACTATAG
- the LOC137730881 gene encoding polygalacturonase 1 beta-like protein 3 — protein MQQHTQLSLVTPFSLFFIFFSFLNPMQVALAANGGSSGAAENPFSPKAYLVRYWSKEVRNDAEKPSFLLSKASPLNAVDSAAFVKLAAQNGLSTRLPEFCSAANLLCFPDLAPSLEKHDKNANFAVYTNKNFTNYGTDRLAGVDSFKNYSIGENLPVDSFRRYSRDSVNHKDQFTSYANDGNVVDQSFNSYAGGSTGGAGDFKKYADSVNVPHLGFNSYSDDSNGRSHGFTGYSENANAGDQSFSSYSKNANGAPNEFTGYGTSANVVGSGFTGYGQSGNGANDKFNNYGNDQNNPTNNFRSYGDGGNAGVETFTSYRDRANVGDDSFQSYAKNSNGQKMDFTNYGKSFNVGSDKFTGYGQGAKGQEIGFKIYGANTTFKDYAKKESVSFKSYTKAGASSEKVAATMAAASGSLVKKWVEPGKFFRESMLKKGVVMPMPDIQDKMPKRSFLPRTILSKLPFATSKIAALKQIFHAADNSTMEKIIVDALQECERAPSAGETKRCVGSAEDMIDFATTVLGRNVVVRSTENVNGAKHDVIIGSVKGINGGKVTQSVSCHQSLFPYLLYYCHSVPKVRVYEADLLDPVSKAKINHGVAICHLDTSAWSPTHGSFMALGSGPGQIEVCHWIFQNDMTWTIAD, from the exons atgcagCAGCACACACAACTCAGCCTTGTGACTCCTTTCTCTCTGTTCTTTATCTTCTTCTCATTTCTCAAT CCTATGCAGGTTGCTCTCGCCGCCAACGGTGGCAGCTCCGGCGCGGCTGAAAACCCATTTTCGCCAAAGGCGTATCTGGTTCGTTACTGGAGTAAGGAGGTCCGAAACGACGCGGAGAAGCCGTCGTTTTTGCTCTCCAAGGCTTCCCCATTGAATGCGGTGGACTCGGCGGCTTTCGTTAAGTTAGCGGCTCAGAACGGCCTCTCGACTCGGCTGCCTGAGTTCTGCTCCGCAGCCAATCTCCTCTGCTTCCCCGATTTGGCACCGAGCCTCGAAAAGCACGACAAGAACGCGAATTTCGCGGTCTACACAAACAAAAACTTCACCAATTACGGCACGGATCGGCTCGCTGGAGTCGACTCGTTCAAAAACTACTCGATCGGCGAGAACCTCCCAGTCGACTCTTTCCGGCGGTACAGCCGCGACTCAGTCAACCACAAGGACCAGTTCACCAGCTACGCCAACGACGGGAACGTGGTGGACCAGAGCTTCAACAGCTATGCCGGTGGATCCACCGGCGGCGCCGGCGACTTCAAGAAGTACGCCGACTCGGTGAACGTTCCCCACCTCGGATTCAACTCTTACTCGGACGATTCAAACGGGCGGTCCCACGGGTTCACGGGCTACAGTGAGAATGCCAACGCTGGCGACCAATCGTTCTCTAGCTACTCCAAAAACGCCAATGGGGCCCCGAACGAGTTCACGGGCTACGGTACTAGCGCCAATGTCGTCGGGTCCGGGTTCACGGGTTACGGCCAATCCGGTAACGGAGCAAACGACAAGTTCAATAATTACGGAAACGACCAGAACAATCCGACTAACAATTTCCGGAGCTACGGCGACGGAGGCAATGCCGGAGTCGAGACATTCACCAGCTACAGAGACAGAGCCAATGTCGGCGACGATTCGTTTCAATCGTACGCCAAGAACTCCAACGGCCAGAAGATGGATTTCACGAATTACGGCAAGTCGTTCAATGTTGGGTCCGATAAATTCACCGGGTACGGGCAGGGCGCGAAGGGGCAGGAAATCGGGTTCAAGATCTACGGCGCGAACACGACTTTCAAAGACTACGCCAAGAAGGAGAGCGTAAGTTTCAAAAGCTACACCAAGGCCGGTGCCAGCTCTGAAAAAGTGGCTGCGACAATGGCGGCGGCTAGTGGCAGTTTGGTAAAAAAATGGGTGGAGCCGGGCAAATTCTTCCGGGAGTCGATGCTCAAGAAGGGGGTCGTGATGCCAATGCCCGATATTCAAGATAAAATGCCCAAAAGGTCGTTTTTGCCCCGGACAATTCTCTCCAAACTACCATTTGCCACTTCCAAAATCGCGGCCCTCAAGCAAATCTTCCACGCGGCGGATAACTCCACGATGGAGAAGATCATCGTCGACGCCCTCCAGGAGTGCGAGCGGGCCCCCAGCGCCGGCGAGACCAAGCGCTGCGTCGGGTCCGCCGAGGACATGATCGACTTCGCCACCACCGTCCTCGGGCGAAACGTCGTTGTTCGGAGCACCGAGAACGTCAATGGGGCGAAGCACGACGTGATAATCGGATCGGTGAAGGGAATCAACGGCGGGAAAGTCACGCAGTCCGTGTCGTGCCACCAGAGCCTGTTCCCGTACCTACTCTACTACTGCCACTCTGTTCCTAAAGTTCGGGTTTACGAAGCGGATCTTTTGGACCCGGTTTCGAAGGCCAAGATCAACCACGGTGTTGCCATCTGTCACTTGGACACGTCTGCTTGGAGTCCGACTCATGGGTCGTTTATGGCTTTGGGCTCGGGTCCGGGTCAGATCGAGGTCTGCCACTGGATCTTCCAGAATGATATGACCTGGACTATTGCCGACTGA